One Paraburkholderia sp. IMGN_8 DNA window includes the following coding sequences:
- the purT gene encoding formate-dependent phosphoribosylglycinamide formyltransferase yields MQIGQRIGTPLSESATRVMLLGAGELGKEVIIALQRLGVEVIAVDRYPNAPGHQVAHRSHVIDMTDRAALRALVEAERPHLIVPEIEAIATDALAAIETDGLAEVIPTARATQLTMNREGIRRLAAEELGLPTSPYAFADSLDELRAGIAKVGYPCVVKPVMSSSGKGQSVLKSDADVEPAWQYALAGGRVNHGRVIVEGFIDFEYEITQLTVRAIDPASGEVSTYFCDPIGHVQVAGDYVESWQPQPMSPLALERSREVAHKVTAALGGRGLFGVELFVRGDDVWFSEVSPRPHDTGLVTLCSQRFSEFELHARAILGLPVDTSLRAPGASAVIYGGLEEAGIAFEGVAAALAVPNADLRLFGKPESFVKRRMGVALATGENIGEARSRAKQAAAAVHPVSTK; encoded by the coding sequence ATGCAGATCGGCCAACGGATCGGCACGCCCCTTTCTGAATCCGCCACGCGCGTCATGCTGCTCGGCGCCGGCGAGCTCGGCAAGGAAGTGATCATCGCGCTGCAACGGCTGGGCGTCGAAGTGATCGCGGTCGACCGCTATCCGAACGCGCCGGGTCACCAGGTCGCGCACCGCTCACACGTGATCGACATGACCGACCGCGCCGCGTTGCGTGCGCTGGTCGAAGCGGAGCGCCCGCATCTGATCGTCCCAGAAATCGAAGCCATCGCCACCGACGCGCTCGCCGCGATCGAAACCGACGGCCTCGCCGAAGTGATCCCGACCGCGCGCGCCACGCAACTCACGATGAACCGCGAAGGCATCCGGCGTCTGGCTGCCGAAGAACTCGGCCTGCCGACTTCGCCGTACGCATTCGCCGATTCGCTCGACGAACTGCGCGCGGGCATCGCCAAGGTCGGCTATCCGTGCGTGGTGAAGCCGGTGATGTCGTCGTCGGGCAAGGGGCAGTCGGTGTTGAAGAGCGACGCCGACGTCGAGCCCGCATGGCAATACGCGCTGGCCGGCGGCCGCGTGAATCACGGCCGCGTGATCGTCGAAGGCTTTATCGACTTCGAGTACGAAATCACCCAGCTGACCGTGCGCGCGATCGATCCGGCGAGCGGCGAGGTCAGCACGTATTTCTGCGACCCGATCGGCCACGTGCAAGTGGCGGGCGATTACGTGGAGTCGTGGCAGCCGCAGCCGATGAGCCCGCTTGCGCTCGAACGCTCGCGCGAAGTGGCGCACAAAGTGACGGCGGCACTTGGCGGCAGGGGCCTGTTCGGCGTGGAACTTTTCGTGCGCGGCGATGACGTATGGTTCTCGGAAGTCAGCCCGCGTCCGCACGATACAGGTCTGGTCACGCTGTGCTCGCAACGCTTTTCGGAGTTTGAGTTGCACGCGCGCGCGATCCTCGGTTTGCCGGTGGATACGTCGCTGCGCGCGCCGGGGGCGTCGGCGGTGATTTACGGCGGTCTGGAAGAAGCGGGCATTGCATTCGAAGGCGTCGCGGCGGCGTTGGCGGTGCCGAATGCGGATCTGCGCCTCTTCGGCAAGCCGGAGAGTTTCGTCAAGCGGCGCATGGGCGTGGCGCTCGCTACCGGCGAGAACATCGGCGAAGCACGCTCGCGGGCGAAGCAGGCCGCGGCGGCGGTGCATCCAGTCTCCACGAAGTGA
- a CDS encoding META domain-containing protein has product MAARRRAFTLAGSPLLDYARTAITALSVAALCSACAIPKHPDSEAAPPDPFNPAATQLLDDTSWVLSGWKQADGTARAIPSADQGAPITLMLSTDKGQRHASGFSGCNRYMGSYALKDGKLSFGTLGGTRMACMTPGGQIEGAYLNALTHIDRTGVQMREPQQMQLVLDNGDTLTFDRGAK; this is encoded by the coding sequence ATGGCGGCCCGCCGCCGCGCCTTCACCTTGGCCGGCTCGCCGCTGCTTGACTACGCGCGCACGGCTATCACCGCCTTGAGCGTAGCCGCGCTGTGCAGCGCCTGCGCGATCCCGAAACATCCCGACTCGGAAGCCGCGCCACCCGACCCGTTCAACCCGGCCGCGACGCAGTTGCTCGACGACACCAGCTGGGTGCTCTCGGGCTGGAAACAGGCTGACGGCACGGCGCGCGCGATTCCGTCCGCCGATCAGGGCGCGCCGATCACGCTCATGCTCTCGACCGATAAAGGCCAGCGCCACGCCAGCGGCTTTTCCGGCTGCAACCGCTACATGGGCTCGTATGCGCTGAAAGACGGCAAGCTGAGCTTCGGCACGCTGGGCGGCACGCGCATGGCGTGCATGACGCCGGGCGGACAGATCGAAGGCGCGTATCTCAACGCGCTGACGCACATCGACCGTACCGGCGTGCAAATGCGCGAGCCGCAGCAGATGCAGCTGGTGCTCGATAACGGCGACACGCTGACCTTCGACCGCGGCGCAAAATGA
- a CDS encoding DNA translocase FtsK: protein MHTVVFGWFGGSAVWFIPLLWRLVKSALPGGAGLRGPGTIRLWLGFVCVMVASCTLEASLIGAAGVNGFGHALAAGFGHLLGHIGTPLAALALLAISLPWLIDFRWTDVAVWADGAFGLGLSRGLAKRDEEARRHRSADDGLPSHVSPPTNTMAPKTNGRYARPTVWRPPASGRGTGAAAAGASGVGAASPAAGKDTTARGAGSNWRAGGVKQRSQAPQTEPVPRTPAGTPLRQTPAPRQPLNQDKTAAWMPAEPVAPAGWLRDPATAPRGPASATVSGPLAASARDGGSQVGRRAAGEQRPAGSPGVGAAAAGLAGAAVAPAVAAQASQAMTAARTVSGAAAGAASSAAASSATGASRPSAMPGSSGAAPAASSSSGSRPTSAGQPFSAAPRANIASTPIARRPAAPLNSPAPSYTRPMPTTQRVTPPASVQETLRSIEENTARWTDLAGVSLARSTGVETAKVATVPPASEAPFDTGQLAVNSSIASEIGQAPADSPMQTAEALAAQVAVTPNPAAQVFENSTAHAPDNTGTVSSAPAFAHVEAFATAPASSPLAESESTEASVLHASAASSPDEVQTAPAHQSTNAVIETPRIEVAPEVPVAESSAPVVQWPIDSPATHIPQIAPAQTQTQGQAPIAAAVPVAEVVIDKTLVPWETRIDAVASLRAASSAGASRVSSTTAPSDAASTHHATPSLHVVSASEAATQIEADAADSPALSDVLETSDIVAAVPPPSASHASNVVRFPGLAAQAEPAATADFADERATEPATPSSAQFTAESWVEPAEPAVVPRPPLRGHSPANGFEFRAPAASMVELPTLDLLARADTDVEPVSEEKLTETGQLIEQRLQEFKVPVTVVGASAGPVITRFEVEPALGVRGSQIVGLMKDLSRGLGLTSIRVVETIPGKTCMGLELPNARRQTIRLSEILEANVYQHSHSQLTLAMGKDITGHPVVADLAKAPHMLVAGTTGSGKSVAINAMICSLLYKATPEEVRLIMIDPKMLELSVYEGIPHLLAPVVTDMKLAANALNWCVGEMEKRYRLMSAVGVRNLAGFNQKIRDTEAKGKKLGNPFSLTPEAPEPLAPLPLIVVVIDELADLMMVAGKKIEELIARLAQKARAAGIHLILATQRPSVDVITGLIKANIPTRVAFQVSSKIDSRTILDQMGAESLLGQGDMLFLPPGTGYPQRVHGAFVADEEVHRIVEYLKQFGEPQYEEGILDGPATEGASPDLFGDTPDAEADPLYDEAVAFVVRTRRASISSVQRQLRIGYNRAARLVEQMETAGLVSAMGINGSREVLAPGPAE from the coding sequence ATGCACACGGTAGTTTTCGGCTGGTTCGGCGGGTCAGCCGTCTGGTTCATTCCTCTTTTGTGGCGTCTCGTGAAGTCGGCGCTGCCGGGCGGCGCAGGTTTGCGCGGCCCCGGCACGATCCGCCTATGGCTCGGCTTCGTCTGCGTGATGGTGGCGAGTTGCACGCTGGAGGCGTCGCTGATCGGCGCGGCCGGCGTCAACGGCTTCGGACATGCACTGGCGGCGGGCTTCGGTCATCTGCTCGGCCATATCGGCACGCCGCTCGCGGCGCTCGCGCTGCTGGCGATCAGCTTGCCCTGGCTGATCGACTTCCGCTGGACCGATGTCGCGGTATGGGCCGACGGCGCGTTCGGACTCGGCCTGTCGCGCGGCCTCGCCAAACGCGACGAGGAAGCGCGCCGCCATCGCAGCGCCGATGACGGTTTGCCGTCGCACGTTTCGCCGCCCACCAATACGATGGCGCCCAAAACCAACGGACGTTATGCCCGCCCGACCGTCTGGCGGCCGCCGGCAAGCGGACGTGGCACGGGTGCGGCTGCGGCGGGTGCGTCGGGTGTAGGCGCGGCGTCTCCTGCGGCAGGCAAAGACACGACGGCGCGCGGCGCCGGGTCGAACTGGCGCGCCGGCGGCGTGAAGCAGCGCAGCCAGGCGCCGCAAACCGAGCCGGTACCGCGAACGCCGGCCGGAACGCCGCTGCGTCAGACGCCGGCGCCGAGGCAGCCGCTGAACCAGGACAAGACCGCGGCGTGGATGCCCGCCGAGCCGGTTGCGCCGGCCGGATGGTTGCGTGATCCGGCGACAGCGCCGCGCGGCCCGGCATCCGCCACTGTATCGGGGCCTCTCGCGGCCTCGGCTCGCGACGGCGGCTCGCAGGTGGGCCGGCGCGCCGCTGGAGAGCAACGGCCAGCGGGGTCTCCGGGTGTCGGCGCTGCAGCAGCGGGCCTGGCCGGCGCAGCAGTCGCACCGGCTGTTGCGGCGCAAGCTTCGCAAGCGATGACTGCCGCGCGGACGGTGTCAGGTGCGGCGGCTGGTGCGGCTTCAAGCGCGGCGGCAAGTTCAGCTACCGGCGCGAGCCGTCCGTCCGCCATGCCGGGCTCCTCAGGCGCGGCGCCCGCGGCGTCTTCATCTTCAGGCAGCCGGCCCACGTCCGCCGGACAACCGTTCTCGGCCGCCCCGCGCGCGAACATCGCGTCAACGCCAATTGCGCGTCGTCCGGCTGCTCCGCTCAATTCGCCGGCGCCCAGTTACACGCGGCCGATGCCGACGACGCAGCGAGTCACGCCGCCCGCCAGCGTGCAAGAAACGCTTCGCAGCATCGAGGAAAACACCGCGCGCTGGACTGATCTCGCCGGCGTAAGTCTCGCGCGCAGCACCGGGGTAGAAACCGCGAAGGTGGCGACGGTTCCGCCGGCCTCCGAGGCGCCGTTCGATACCGGGCAACTGGCCGTCAATTCGTCGATCGCGAGCGAGATCGGACAGGCGCCTGCTGATTCGCCAATGCAAACCGCTGAGGCACTGGCCGCACAAGTTGCTGTTACGCCCAATCCGGCTGCGCAAGTGTTCGAAAACTCAACCGCACACGCGCCCGACAACACCGGCACGGTTTCGTCGGCACCCGCGTTTGCTCATGTCGAAGCATTCGCCACCGCGCCGGCATCGAGCCCGCTTGCGGAATCCGAAAGCACGGAAGCTTCGGTGCTGCACGCGAGCGCGGCTTCTTCGCCGGATGAAGTCCAAACAGCGCCCGCTCATCAATCTACCAACGCTGTCATCGAAACGCCGCGGATAGAAGTAGCGCCCGAAGTGCCGGTGGCGGAAAGCAGCGCGCCGGTCGTGCAATGGCCTATCGATTCACCGGCAACCCACATTCCGCAGATCGCGCCCGCCCAAACTCAGACGCAAGGGCAAGCACCTATCGCCGCGGCAGTGCCGGTCGCCGAAGTCGTCATCGATAAAACCTTGGTGCCTTGGGAAACCAGGATCGATGCCGTCGCGTCGCTGCGCGCGGCATCGTCGGCGGGCGCGTCGCGCGTGAGCAGCACCACCGCGCCGAGCGACGCCGCGTCCACGCATCACGCCACACCGTCGCTGCACGTCGTGAGCGCGAGCGAAGCGGCCACGCAAATCGAAGCGGACGCCGCGGACTCCCCCGCCCTATCGGACGTGCTGGAAACGTCGGACATCGTGGCCGCCGTCCCACCGCCAAGCGCATCGCACGCGTCGAACGTGGTTCGCTTCCCCGGCCTCGCGGCGCAAGCCGAACCGGCAGCAACAGCCGATTTCGCCGACGAACGGGCCACCGAACCAGCCACGCCATCGTCCGCGCAATTCACCGCTGAATCATGGGTGGAGCCTGCCGAACCTGCCGTCGTCCCGCGCCCACCGCTGCGCGGCCACAGCCCGGCCAACGGTTTCGAATTCCGCGCGCCCGCCGCGTCGATGGTCGAATTGCCGACGCTCGATCTGCTCGCGCGCGCCGACACCGACGTCGAACCGGTTTCCGAAGAAAAGCTCACCGAAACCGGTCAGTTGATCGAACAGCGCCTGCAGGAATTCAAAGTGCCGGTCACCGTGGTCGGCGCATCGGCGGGTCCGGTCATCACGCGCTTCGAAGTCGAGCCGGCGCTCGGCGTGCGCGGCAGTCAGATCGTCGGCTTGATGAAGGACTTGTCGCGCGGCCTCGGCCTCACGTCGATCCGCGTGGTCGAGACGATTCCCGGCAAGACCTGCATGGGCCTCGAATTGCCGAACGCCAGGCGTCAGACGATCCGGCTCTCCGAAATCCTCGAAGCGAACGTCTATCAGCACTCGCATTCGCAGTTGACGCTGGCGATGGGCAAGGACATCACCGGTCATCCGGTCGTCGCCGATCTGGCGAAGGCGCCGCACATGCTGGTCGCGGGCACGACCGGTTCGGGCAAGTCGGTGGCGATCAACGCGATGATCTGCTCGCTGCTCTACAAGGCGACGCCCGAAGAAGTGCGCCTGATCATGATCGATCCGAAGATGCTGGAACTGTCGGTGTATGAAGGCATCCCGCATCTGCTCGCGCCGGTCGTCACGGATATGAAGCTGGCAGCCAACGCGCTGAACTGGTGTGTCGGCGAAATGGAAAAGCGCTATCGGCTGATGTCGGCGGTCGGCGTGCGCAATCTGGCCGGCTTCAACCAGAAAATCCGCGACACCGAAGCCAAGGGCAAAAAACTCGGCAATCCCTTCTCGCTGACGCCCGAAGCGCCGGAGCCGCTCGCACCGCTGCCGCTGATCGTGGTGGTGATCGACGAGCTGGCCGACCTGATGATGGTCGCGGGCAAAAAGATCGAAGAACTGATCGCGCGGCTCGCGCAGAAAGCGCGCGCCGCCGGCATCCACCTGATTCTCGCGACGCAGCGACCGTCGGTGGATGTGATCACCGGCCTGATCAAGGCGAACATTCCGACGCGGGTCGCGTTCCAGGTGTCGTCGAAGATCGACTCGCGCACGATTCTCGATCAGATGGGCGCCGAATCGCTGCTCGGCCAGGGCGACATGCTGTTCCTGCCGCCGGGCACGGGCTATCCGCAGCGCGTACACGGCGCATTCGTCGCCGACGAGGAAGTGCACCGGATCGTCGAATATCTGAAGCAGTTCGGCGAGCCGCAATACGAGGAGGGCATTCTCGACGGCCCGGCCACCGAAGGTGCATCGCCGGATCTGTTCGGCGACACGCCGGATGCCGAAGCCGATCCGCTCTACGACGAAGCCGTCGCCTTCGTGGTGCGCACGCGGCGGGCGTCGATCTCGTCGGTGCAGCGGCAATTGCGCATCGGCTATAACCGGGCGGCGCGCCTTGTCGAGCAGATGGAGACAGCGGGTCTGGTGTCGGCGATGGGTATCAACGGCAGCCGCGAAGTGCTCGCGCCTGGACCGGCTGAATAG
- a CDS encoding lactonase family protein, giving the protein MVSIVASHAFAQDTGPAPADGVYDLLVGTYTGGKSEGLYVYRFDTKTGEATRVSVAQTVNPSYLVVSRDRRFVYAVNEMPGDNGPATQRGGISAFRFDATSGQLTFLNKVSSDGNDPCYLSLSPDGKYLLSANYSVAADPGGSFAVFPLQADGQIGSSVLTVHHEGGGPVKGRQDNSHVHSTVFSPDGRYLFAQDLGADKLYSYRYTSDGSRGLFSPTDWRYTQEKAGTGPRHLVFGVDGKHAYLTSELAATVSTFEYNDGKLAQVQTLSLTEPGFKGAVGAAAIHLSPDGRFLYASNRGDANDIVIFSVDPGNGCLKKIGHQSSLGKAPREFAIDPTGNWLIVGNQNSDTVYVFKRDQQTGLLETNPKRIDIGSPVDFKLVSPS; this is encoded by the coding sequence ATGGTCTCGATTGTTGCGTCGCATGCGTTTGCGCAAGATACAGGCCCGGCTCCCGCCGACGGCGTCTACGACCTGCTGGTCGGCACTTATACGGGCGGCAAGAGCGAAGGGCTCTACGTCTATCGCTTCGACACGAAGACCGGCGAGGCGACGCGTGTGTCGGTCGCACAGACGGTCAACCCGTCGTATCTGGTGGTCAGCCGCGACCGCCGCTTCGTGTATGCGGTCAACGAAATGCCCGGCGACAACGGGCCGGCCACGCAGCGCGGCGGCATCAGCGCATTCCGCTTCGACGCCACGAGTGGTCAGCTGACCTTCCTCAACAAGGTGTCATCGGACGGCAATGATCCGTGCTATTTGAGCCTCTCGCCGGACGGCAAGTATCTGCTGAGCGCGAACTACTCGGTGGCCGCCGACCCGGGCGGCAGCTTCGCGGTGTTCCCGTTGCAGGCGGACGGTCAGATCGGCAGCTCGGTGCTCACCGTGCATCACGAAGGCGGCGGTCCGGTGAAGGGCCGCCAGGACAACTCACACGTTCACTCGACGGTGTTCTCGCCGGACGGCCGCTACCTGTTCGCGCAAGACCTCGGCGCCGACAAGCTGTACTCGTATCGCTACACGTCTGACGGCAGCCGCGGTCTGTTCAGCCCGACCGACTGGCGCTACACGCAGGAGAAGGCAGGCACCGGCCCGCGCCACCTGGTGTTCGGCGTCGACGGCAAGCATGCGTATCTGACGAGCGAACTGGCCGCCACGGTCAGCACCTTCGAGTACAACGACGGCAAGCTGGCGCAAGTGCAGACGCTGTCGCTGACGGAGCCGGGTTTCAAGGGCGCGGTGGGCGCCGCGGCGATCCATCTGTCACCGGACGGGCGCTTTTTGTATGCATCCAATCGCGGCGATGCGAACGACATCGTGATCTTCTCGGTCGACCCGGGCAACGGCTGTCTGAAGAAGATCGGGCACCAGTCGAGCCTCGGCAAGGCGCCGCGTGAATTCGCGATCGACCCGACCGGCAACTGGCTGATCGTCGGCAATCAGAACAGCGATACCGTGTACGTGTTCAAGCGCGATCAGCAGACCGGATTGCTCGAAACGAATCCGAAACGGATCGACATCGGCTCGCCGGTGGATTTCAAGCTGGTTTCGCCGTCGTGA
- a CDS encoding DUF3096 domain-containing protein, producing MNVTLSLGPLVSLIAGILILVMPRLLNYIVALYLIIIGIIGLFGVGSSHF from the coding sequence ATGAACGTCACACTCAGCCTGGGCCCGCTCGTTTCGTTGATCGCCGGCATTCTGATTCTCGTCATGCCGCGCCTGTTGAACTACATCGTCGCGCTCTATCTGATCATCATCGGCATCATTGGGCTCTTCGGCGTGGGGTCGTCGCACTTCTGA
- a CDS encoding glycoside hydrolase family 15 protein, producing MPALIEDYALIGDGHTAALVSREGSVDWLCWPRFDSGACFAALLGTPENGRWLISPVSDTPPKITRRYRGETLILETDFETPEGAVTLIDFMPPGNGWSEMVRIVVGKRGTVRMRMELVLRFDYGFSVPWVDRLKHDNGIKAIAGPDTAVLRTPVELRGENMKTVAEFTVTERERVPFALAYAASHLRIPPARDPHTALARTENHWLEWSARSTVEGKWAEPIRRSLITLKALAYEPTGGIVAAPTTSLPEQLGGTRNWDYRYCWLRDATITLLAMMRGGYYDEARAWRTWLGRVMAGAPDQLQIMYGIAGERRLPEFEIDWLPGYQDAKPVRIGNNAVGQRQLDVYGEVMNALHLARVGGLQADDTAWNVQRALLRHLDRIWQEPDEGIWETRGGRQHFTFSKVMAWVAFDRAIKSAEKFKLDGPLDEWRATRATIQAEVCAKGWSPTLNAFTQYYGSDQLDASVLLLPLVGFLPPDDPRIKGTVAAIEKDLMHNGFVMRYRSAEYDDGLPPGEGTFLACSFWMVDNLALQGRIDEAHAMYERLLALCNDVGLLSEEYDPTAKRLVGNFPQAFSHVALVHTGLNLMKHEQKMAEATGQPPDIGATEAAEFKAAATPDSGAATSPVA from the coding sequence ATGCCCGCACTCATCGAAGACTATGCGCTCATCGGCGACGGCCACACGGCCGCGCTCGTCTCCCGCGAAGGTTCCGTCGACTGGCTCTGCTGGCCGCGCTTCGACTCCGGCGCCTGTTTCGCCGCCTTGCTCGGCACGCCCGAAAACGGCCGCTGGCTGATTTCGCCCGTCTCCGACACGCCGCCAAAAATCACGCGCCGTTATCGCGGCGAAACCCTGATCCTCGAGACGGATTTCGAAACGCCCGAGGGCGCGGTCACGCTGATCGATTTCATGCCGCCGGGCAACGGCTGGTCGGAGATGGTGCGGATCGTGGTCGGCAAACGCGGCACCGTGCGCATGCGGATGGAACTGGTGCTGCGCTTCGATTACGGCTTCTCGGTTCCGTGGGTCGATCGCCTGAAGCACGACAACGGCATCAAGGCGATCGCCGGCCCGGACACCGCGGTACTGCGCACGCCGGTCGAACTGCGCGGCGAGAACATGAAGACCGTCGCCGAGTTCACCGTGACCGAGCGCGAACGGGTGCCGTTTGCGCTGGCGTATGCGGCCTCGCATCTGCGCATTCCGCCCGCCCGCGATCCACACACGGCGCTTGCGCGCACCGAGAATCACTGGCTCGAATGGTCGGCGCGCAGCACGGTCGAAGGCAAGTGGGCCGAGCCGATCCGCCGCTCGCTGATTACGCTGAAGGCGCTCGCGTACGAGCCGACCGGCGGCATCGTCGCGGCCCCCACGACCTCGCTGCCGGAGCAGCTCGGCGGCACGCGCAACTGGGACTACCGCTACTGCTGGCTGCGCGACGCCACCATCACGCTGCTGGCGATGATGCGCGGCGGCTACTACGACGAGGCGCGCGCGTGGCGCACCTGGCTGGGCCGCGTGATGGCCGGCGCGCCGGATCAGTTGCAAATCATGTACGGCATCGCCGGCGAACGGCGCCTGCCCGAGTTCGAAATCGACTGGCTGCCGGGCTACCAGGACGCCAAGCCGGTGCGAATCGGCAACAACGCGGTCGGCCAGCGGCAGCTGGACGTCTACGGCGAAGTGATGAACGCGCTGCATCTGGCGCGCGTCGGCGGCCTGCAGGCGGACGACACCGCGTGGAACGTGCAACGCGCGCTGCTTCGCCACCTCGACAGGATCTGGCAAGAGCCCGACGAAGGCATCTGGGAAACGCGCGGCGGCCGTCAGCATTTCACGTTCTCGAAGGTGATGGCGTGGGTCGCCTTCGACCGCGCCATCAAGTCGGCCGAGAAGTTCAAGCTGGACGGCCCACTCGACGAATGGCGCGCAACCCGCGCGACAATCCAGGCGGAGGTCTGCGCGAAGGGCTGGAGTCCAACGCTCAACGCGTTCACCCAGTATTACGGCAGCGATCAGCTCGATGCGAGCGTGTTGCTGCTGCCGCTGGTCGGCTTCCTGCCGCCGGACGATCCACGCATCAAAGGCACGGTGGCGGCGATCGAAAAAGATCTGATGCATAACGGCTTCGTGATGCGCTACCGCTCCGCTGAATATGACGACGGCCTGCCGCCCGGCGAGGGCACCTTCCTCGCGTGCTCGTTCTGGATGGTGGACAACCTCGCGCTGCAAGGCCGCATCGATGAAGCCCATGCGATGTACGAACGGCTGCTCGCGCTCTGCAACGACGTCGGTCTGCTGTCAGAAGAGTACGATCCAACGGCGAAGCGCCTGGTCGGCAATTTCCCGCAGGCGTTTTCGCATGTGGCGCTGGTGCACACCGGTTTGAACCTGATGAAGCACGAGCAGAAGATGGCCGAGGCCACCGGCCAGCCGCCCGATATCGGCGCCACGGAAGCAGCAGAATTCAAAGCTGCGGCAACCCCTGATAGCGGCGCAGCAACATCGCCGGTAGCATGA
- the phaZ gene encoding polyhydroxyalkanoate depolymerase: MLYQLHEFQRAMLSPLTAWAQAASKSFANPASPLAYVPGATRLSAGYELLYRLGKDYEKPEFNLHQIVKDGHNIPIIEQTIIEKPFCRLMRFKRFADDSDAVTQLKDEPIVLVCAPLSGHHATLLRDTVRTLLQDHKVYLTDWIDARMVPLEEGEFHLDDYIAYIQEFIRHIGAKNLHVISVCQPTVPVLAAISLMASRGEDTPRTMTMMGGPIDARKSPTSVNSLATQHSYEWFENNVIFTVPPNYPGVGRKVYPGFLQHTGFVAMNPERHAASHWDFYQSLLRGDEDDAEAHRRFYDEYNAVLDMAADYYLDTIRVVFQEFRLAEGTWDVAGERVRPQDIRKTALFTIEGELDDISGDGQTFAAHELCSSIPETEKRHFTAEKCGHYGIFSGRRWRTIIYPQLRDFILEHNKAPKVTKEKVEA, from the coding sequence ATGCTCTACCAATTGCACGAATTCCAGCGGGCGATGTTGAGCCCCCTCACCGCCTGGGCTCAGGCCGCGTCGAAATCCTTTGCGAATCCGGCCAGTCCCCTTGCCTATGTGCCCGGCGCGACCCGCCTGTCGGCCGGCTACGAACTGCTGTACCGGCTCGGCAAAGACTACGAAAAGCCCGAGTTCAACCTTCATCAAATCGTCAAAGACGGCCATAACATCCCGATCATTGAACAAACGATCATCGAGAAGCCGTTTTGCCGCCTGATGCGCTTCAAGCGTTTCGCGGACGACAGCGACGCTGTTACCCAATTGAAAGACGAGCCCATCGTCCTGGTGTGCGCACCGTTGTCCGGCCACCACGCCACGCTGCTGCGCGATACCGTGCGTACGTTGCTGCAAGACCACAAGGTCTACCTGACCGACTGGATCGACGCGCGCATGGTGCCGCTCGAAGAGGGCGAATTTCACCTCGACGACTACATCGCCTACATCCAGGAATTCATCCGTCACATCGGCGCGAAGAATCTGCATGTGATCTCGGTATGCCAGCCGACCGTGCCGGTGCTCGCCGCCATCTCCCTGATGGCGAGCCGCGGCGAAGACACGCCGCGCACCATGACGATGATGGGCGGCCCGATCGACGCGCGTAAGAGCCCGACTTCGGTCAACTCGCTCGCCACGCAGCACTCGTACGAATGGTTCGAGAACAACGTGATCTTCACCGTGCCGCCGAACTATCCGGGCGTGGGTCGCAAGGTTTATCCGGGCTTCCTGCAACACACCGGCTTTGTCGCAATGAATCCGGAGCGGCACGCGGCGTCGCATTGGGACTTCTACCAAAGCCTGCTGCGCGGCGACGAAGACGACGCCGAAGCGCATCGCCGCTTCTACGACGAGTACAACGCCGTGCTGGACATGGCCGCCGACTATTACCTGGACACGATCCGCGTGGTGTTCCAGGAATTCCGTCTTGCGGAAGGCACATGGGACGTCGCCGGCGAGCGGGTACGGCCGCAGGACATCAGGAAGACTGCGCTCTTCACGATCGAAGGCGAGTTGGACGATATCTCCGGCGACGGCCAGACTTTCGCCGCGCATGAGTTGTGCAGCAGCATTCCGGAGACGGAGAAGCGTCACTTCACCGCCGAGAAATGCGGCCACTACGGCATTTTCTCGGGCCGCCGCTGGCGCACTATCATTTATCCGCAGTTGCGCGACTTCATCCTCGAGCACAACAAGGCGCCGAAGGTGACGAAGGAAAAAGTCGAAGCCTGA
- a CDS encoding TetR/AcrR family transcriptional regulator: MNQPKIKRDPEGTRRRILLAAAEEFANGGLFGARVDQIARRAETNERMLYYYFGSKEQLFTAVLEHAFSALNEAERALELNGVAPVEAVTRLAHFVWDYYRDHPELLRLVNNENLHEARYMQKSTRIREMISPIVATLGGILERGQRAGLFRTNVDPLRFYVTLSGMGYYIVSNRFTLEATLGRDFSSAGERSELVQMNTELLLAYLLRK, from the coding sequence ATGAATCAGCCGAAAATCAAAAGAGATCCTGAAGGCACGCGGCGCCGCATTCTGCTTGCGGCGGCCGAAGAGTTTGCAAATGGTGGGTTGTTCGGCGCACGCGTCGATCAGATCGCCCGCCGCGCGGAAACTAATGAACGCATGCTCTACTACTACTTCGGTAGTAAGGAGCAGCTTTTCACTGCTGTACTCGAGCACGCATTCAGCGCGCTCAATGAAGCGGAACGCGCGCTCGAACTGAACGGTGTCGCGCCGGTCGAGGCCGTTACACGCCTTGCGCATTTTGTTTGGGATTACTACCGCGATCATCCCGAGTTGCTGCGTCTCGTCAATAACGAGAATCTGCATGAGGCACGCTACATGCAGAAGTCGACGCGCATCCGCGAAATGATCTCGCCGATCGTCGCTACGCTCGGCGGCATTCTTGAGCGCGGCCAGCGCGCCGGGCTGTTTCGCACCAACGTCGATCCGTTGCGCTTTTACGTGACGCTGTCCGGCATGGGCTACTACATCGTGTCGAACCGTTTCACACTCGAAGCGACGCTCGGCCGCGATTTCAGCAGCGCAGGCGAACGCAGCGAACTCGTGCAGATGAACACGGAATTGCTGCTCGCGTATCTGTTGCGAAAATAG